GGGCCAAAGACGGTGATCATGATCGTTTCTTCGTCGACCGAGTTCATAAAAATGTGGCTGCCGTTACCCTGGTGATAAAGAGCATTGAATTCCACTTCCCCGATTCGCCGCGCCAGTTCACGCGTCGCAGCGAAAGACCCGGCCGCAAGCGCGGCGATGATGGTCACGTCCATCACTGTCATATCGCCGTATTGCGAAATGACATTGCCGCCACGGTCGATCACGACCGTCAACTCAGCCTCCGCCTTTTTTAAGAAGTCGGCCAACACGCCATCGAGCGTTGCCACGTCCTCGATGGTAAGGACAGGAATAGCGTTCATGCGACGCTTCGCTGCTGCTCGGGTACAACGTGTTGCTGTCCTGGCTTGGCGGCTCCCGGCGCGGCGGAGCGGCCGGCGTCACTCTGTTTACTAAACTTGTGCAGCAAAATCTGCGAAACGGCGTTCAGGGTGGCGAAAACATTTTGCCCCGTACTGGAGACGACCTCGAAGCTTTGCACCCGCTTCTTCCGGTTGTTCAGGACGTAATCGAGATAATTGACCGGCGCGATATTTTGCAGATCGCGTTTGTTGTATTGCAAAACGTAGGGGACATCGTCGAGCGACATGTTTTGCTTGGCCAGGTTGTCCTCGAGATTTTTGAAACTCTCAACATTTTCCTCCATTTTTTCCCACTGCGAATCGGCTACGAAAACCATCCCATCGACGCTGCGC
The nucleotide sequence above comes from Terriglobia bacterium. Encoded proteins:
- a CDS encoding Rab family GTPase; translated protein: MSIINYASREIQFKIVYYGPALCGKTTNLGYIHQRINPQNRGDLVSLATAADRTLFFDFLPLNALVIKGFVTKFQLYTVPGQVIYNATRQLVLRSVDGMVFVADSQWEKMEENVESFKNLEDNLAKQNMSLDDVPYVLQYNKRDLQNIAPVNYLDYVLNNRKKRVQSFEVVSSTGQNVFATLNAVSQILLHKFSKQSDAGRSAAPGAAKPGQQHVVPEQQRSVA
- a CDS encoding roadblock/LC7 domain-containing protein; this translates as MNAIPVLTIEDVATLDGVLADFLKKAEAELTVVIDRGGNVISQYGDMTVMDVTIIAALAAGSFAATRELARRIGEVEFNALYHQGNGSHIFMNSVDEETIMITVFGPRTTVGLVRFYSTGTAQQVALLLKSLQKGNHGFSFDASDITAAPIFADASPPAA